The Hahella sp. HNIBRBA332 genome window below encodes:
- a CDS encoding di-heme oxidoredictase family protein has translation MRTNDSYHNALRRKLARTLIGVAAAAASFPAAQAAVNLATGKNTFASTEMRQARLAVDADSRSRWESNHGVSPSWLTVDLGQATSLEQVVIDWEAANPETYEIQGSNDNETWTTLSAQSGGVFGDRTDTVDVSGDYRYVRIFATQRSRGNAWGYSIFDLEVYGTPLSGPDDPDEPGGPGDPNGPDEPNEPDLPDNLPAAFAPLYPKGTEVLERIQYVDTDGTLVTLMGARPTERHARERGEPWDAPDQGPGRYLTFPPFYFQNRTFGLEIRDSVPAGGDKIEVWLHVNANTFRGTTFSLFRNIENPNVRDFGWSLNYGFNNPNEGGQPICHAGKRECMMDFNSNWRTSPHSPLKVGDKIELAPAPRLLTPVIDGGGERYYSFEQLYVVGKGMRPWYGIAPNLDSEPLPPETLLGGQASVSYNYSEEPHRMFQQMANNIGIKNSQRFVEGRRLFHTSFASGEHSEFSNTNPVFSAHVGQLGPRYNNESCIGCHQSNGRSQPIQAGQALEGYSVLTAAFGSQDGAAPDPFYGFNVLQKSKDAGQENYAVNLSHYEVTTKELNGGEVVELRKPYYAFQGPTPELYSVRQAPQVIGMGLLEAVSEATILAGVDENDADGDGVRGQPNWIKNPETGAVQLGRFGWKASKLSLRHQVGTAFLQDMGVTTPTYPSRSCQKSEADCRDNAADTHVDNEEMDRVGQYLALLGVPAQRSLRSGYPDGIRVSPEHDVNPERISQGKDLFAQTGCVACHTATLKTGNTHPMAELRNQTIHPYTDLLLHDMGAGLADTLPQGDAAASMWRTPPLWGLGSLKFVQGGQENVRYLHDGRARTLDEAILWHDGEASGSRQNYEALSPADRNALKQFLNSL, from the coding sequence ATGCGTACGAATGATTCGTACCACAATGCGCTTCGGCGCAAGCTCGCCAGAACACTTATCGGCGTCGCCGCGGCGGCGGCGTCATTTCCCGCCGCGCAGGCGGCCGTCAATCTGGCGACGGGAAAAAACACATTCGCCAGCACGGAAATGCGCCAGGCGAGGCTGGCCGTGGATGCGGACAGCCGTTCCCGCTGGGAATCCAACCATGGCGTGTCGCCCAGTTGGCTGACCGTGGATCTGGGGCAGGCGACCAGCCTGGAGCAGGTGGTCATCGACTGGGAGGCGGCGAACCCGGAAACCTATGAAATCCAAGGCTCCAACGACAACGAAACCTGGACCACGCTTTCCGCCCAGAGCGGCGGCGTGTTCGGCGATCGCACTGACACGGTGGATGTCAGCGGGGACTATCGCTACGTGCGCATATTCGCCACGCAGCGCAGTCGCGGCAATGCCTGGGGGTACTCTATTTTCGACCTGGAGGTCTACGGAACGCCGCTGTCAGGGCCGGACGACCCGGATGAACCTGGCGGCCCCGGTGATCCAAATGGTCCCGACGAGCCGAATGAACCGGATTTGCCGGATAACCTGCCCGCCGCCTTCGCGCCGCTGTATCCCAAAGGTACGGAGGTGCTGGAGCGGATTCAGTATGTGGATACGGACGGCACGCTGGTCACCCTGATGGGCGCCCGGCCTACCGAACGTCACGCCCGTGAACGGGGCGAGCCCTGGGATGCGCCGGATCAGGGGCCGGGGCGTTATCTCACGTTTCCGCCGTTCTACTTCCAGAACCGCACCTTCGGACTGGAAATTCGCGACTCGGTTCCCGCCGGCGGCGATAAGATCGAAGTCTGGCTGCATGTGAACGCCAATACCTTCCGGGGCACGACCTTCAGTTTGTTTCGCAACATCGAAAACCCGAACGTGAGAGACTTCGGCTGGTCCCTGAACTACGGCTTCAATAATCCCAATGAAGGCGGCCAGCCCATCTGCCACGCGGGTAAGCGCGAATGCATGATGGACTTCAATTCCAACTGGCGCACCTCACCCCATAGCCCATTGAAGGTTGGCGACAAAATCGAACTGGCGCCGGCGCCGCGCTTGCTGACCCCGGTGATCGACGGCGGGGGAGAGCGCTATTACTCTTTCGAACAACTTTATGTGGTGGGCAAGGGCATGCGTCCCTGGTATGGAATCGCTCCCAACCTGGATTCCGAACCGCTGCCGCCGGAAACCCTGCTGGGCGGGCAGGCGAGCGTGTCCTACAACTACTCGGAAGAGCCCCACCGGATGTTCCAGCAGATGGCGAACAACATCGGTATCAAGAACAGCCAACGCTTCGTGGAAGGGCGACGCCTGTTCCATACCTCATTCGCCTCTGGCGAGCACTCTGAGTTCTCTAACACCAACCCGGTGTTCAGCGCCCATGTCGGCCAGTTAGGGCCCCGCTACAACAACGAGAGCTGCATCGGCTGTCACCAGAGCAATGGCCGCAGTCAACCCATTCAGGCGGGACAGGCTTTGGAAGGTTATTCAGTGTTGACGGCGGCGTTTGGCTCTCAGGATGGCGCTGCGCCTGATCCTTTCTATGGCTTCAATGTACTGCAAAAATCCAAAGACGCCGGACAGGAGAATTACGCCGTCAATCTCAGCCATTATGAAGTGACCACAAAGGAACTGAACGGCGGCGAAGTGGTTGAGTTGCGTAAACCTTACTACGCCTTCCAAGGGCCGACGCCAGAACTGTATTCCGTGCGGCAGGCGCCTCAGGTAATCGGTATGGGACTGTTGGAAGCCGTTTCGGAAGCGACGATTCTTGCGGGCGTGGACGAAAATGACGCGGACGGCGATGGCGTGCGCGGTCAGCCCAACTGGATCAAGAATCCCGAAACCGGCGCGGTGCAGTTGGGACGCTTTGGCTGGAAGGCTTCCAAACTGAGCCTGCGTCATCAGGTGGGAACCGCGTTCCTGCAGGACATGGGCGTCACCACGCCAACTTATCCTTCACGCTCCTGTCAGAAGAGCGAGGCGGACTGTCGTGACAATGCCGCCGACACCCATGTCGATAACGAAGAAATGGATCGCGTCGGCCAGTATTTGGCGTTGTTGGGCGTGCCGGCGCAGCGCAGTCTGCGCAGCGGCTATCCTGACGGGATTCGGGTTTCCCCGGAGCATGACGTCAATCCAGAGCGGATCAGTCAGGGCAAGGACCTGTTTGCGCAAACGGGCTGCGTCGCCTGTCACACCGCGACCCTGAAGACCGGAAACACGCATCCCATGGCGGAACTGCGCAACCAGACGATCCACCCCTATACGGACCTGTTGTTGCACGACATGGGCGCTGGTCTGGCCGACACCTTGCCGCAAGGCGACGCGGCGGCGTCCATGTGGCGCACGCCGCCGTTGTGGGGACTGGGCAGCCTCAAGTTTGTGCAAGGCGGCCAGGAAAACGTGCGTTACCTGCATGACGGTCGCGCCAGAACCCTGGACGAAGCGATTCTCTGGCACGACGGCGAAGCCAGCGGCAGCCGTCAGAATTACGAAGCGCTGAGTCCGGCTGATCGGAACGCGCTAAAACAGTTCCTGAATTCTCTGTAG
- a CDS encoding class I SAM-dependent methyltransferase, translating to MTNAGDKWDAAASYEAFMGRWSRRIAVEYLSWLNAPPGLHWLDVGCGTGALTRAICDVAQPASVIGCDPAEPFIAFAREQALDLPASFIAAGVGSLPRHPGGFDCVTSMFALNFFPNAEAALHEMQTAAAPGAIVSACVWDYAQGMEFLRYFWDAATAQDPAAKELDESPRFPLCHPDKLTQLFSQTGFHGIQCEPVEIPTLFTHFDDYWLPFLGATGPAPTYIDSLSADLRNAIADTLRKTLPIQPDGTIPLKAKAWAIRGVVHRAR from the coding sequence ATGACGAACGCAGGCGACAAGTGGGACGCGGCGGCGAGCTATGAAGCATTCATGGGGCGTTGGAGCCGACGCATCGCCGTGGAATACCTGTCATGGCTGAATGCGCCGCCCGGATTGCACTGGCTGGATGTGGGCTGCGGCACGGGAGCGCTGACCAGGGCGATTTGCGATGTCGCTCAGCCCGCCAGTGTGATCGGCTGCGATCCCGCAGAGCCCTTTATAGCCTTCGCCCGCGAACAAGCTTTGGACTTGCCGGCGTCATTTATCGCAGCGGGAGTGGGGAGTCTACCACGTCATCCCGGCGGGTTTGACTGCGTCACCTCCATGTTTGCACTGAACTTCTTCCCCAATGCGGAAGCCGCCCTCCACGAAATGCAAACCGCCGCCGCTCCAGGCGCCATCGTCTCCGCCTGCGTATGGGACTACGCGCAAGGAATGGAATTTCTACGCTACTTCTGGGATGCCGCGACAGCGCAAGACCCCGCCGCAAAGGAACTGGACGAAAGCCCCCGCTTTCCCCTTTGCCACCCGGACAAGCTAACCCAATTGTTCTCCCAAACCGGATTTCATGGCATCCAGTGCGAGCCCGTGGAAATACCAACCCTCTTCACCCACTTCGACGACTACTGGCTTCCTTTCCTCGGCGCAACCGGCCCCGCACCCACCTACATCGACTCCCTCTCGGCCGACCTAAGAAACGCCATCGCAGATACACTAAGAAAAACACTCCCCATACAACCAGATGGAACCATCCCCTTAAAAGCAAAAGCCTGGGCGATCCGAGGTGTTGTGCATCGAGCCAGATAG
- a CDS encoding PAS domain-containing methyl-accepting chemotaxis protein, which translates to MFSTKKNKQQHDAHNLAKALQAELSSIAKSCATIYFTPTGEIMDASELFLASVGYKLDEIIGRHHRIFCADDVVDAEYRQFWADLAKGVPKRGTFRRKHKNGSDVWLEATYIPIVQDGQVVRVMKVANDVTKVHEQSVDNQALIKAIDRSNAVIEFKPDGTVLNANKNFVRALGYSDLKEIKGKHHEIFCPDEFYRENPNFWRELANGEIKNGLFRRISKQGGSIWIEATYNPVFDHQGRVVKITKVASDVTERVERQLAIQKAAEVAHSTSVETAQVSEKGARILKENLTNSEKISSDIGHSAKLVEELNDQSNEISNIVTTIKSIADQTNLLALNAAIEAARAGEHGRGFAVVADEVRTLAGRTTKSTEEINQMVDRNNQLVQQAGDSMAKVTKQAEKNADLIAEASRIIDEIFKGAEYVSHVVGDLVDNSSES; encoded by the coding sequence ATGTTCTCCACCAAGAAAAACAAACAACAACACGACGCCCACAATTTAGCCAAAGCGTTGCAGGCTGAGCTAAGTAGTATCGCCAAATCCTGCGCCACTATTTATTTCACTCCCACGGGGGAGATTATGGACGCCAGCGAGCTGTTTCTGGCGAGCGTGGGATATAAATTGGATGAAATTATCGGACGGCATCATCGTATCTTTTGCGCCGATGATGTGGTCGATGCTGAATATCGTCAGTTCTGGGCCGATCTGGCCAAGGGCGTCCCCAAGCGGGGGACGTTCAGGCGCAAGCACAAGAACGGCTCGGATGTATGGTTGGAAGCCACCTACATACCCATTGTCCAGGACGGGCAAGTGGTGCGGGTGATGAAAGTCGCCAACGACGTCACCAAAGTCCATGAACAGTCCGTGGATAATCAGGCCTTGATCAAAGCCATTGATCGCTCCAACGCGGTCATTGAATTCAAACCCGACGGGACGGTGTTGAACGCCAACAAAAACTTTGTCAGAGCCTTAGGCTACAGTGATTTGAAGGAAATCAAAGGCAAGCATCACGAGATATTCTGTCCAGACGAGTTTTACAGAGAAAACCCCAATTTTTGGCGCGAACTGGCGAACGGCGAAATCAAAAATGGCCTGTTTCGCCGCATCAGTAAGCAGGGCGGCTCCATCTGGATAGAGGCGACCTACAACCCGGTGTTTGATCACCAGGGCCGGGTGGTCAAGATCACCAAGGTCGCCAGTGACGTGACGGAAAGAGTCGAGCGTCAGCTGGCGATTCAGAAGGCGGCGGAGGTCGCCCACAGTACATCCGTTGAGACGGCGCAGGTTTCCGAAAAAGGCGCGCGCATTCTCAAAGAAAACCTGACCAACTCCGAAAAAATATCTTCCGATATTGGACACTCCGCCAAGCTCGTCGAAGAGTTGAACGATCAGTCCAATGAAATCTCCAACATTGTCACCACGATCAAATCCATTGCGGACCAGACTAATCTGCTGGCTCTGAACGCCGCTATCGAAGCCGCACGAGCCGGCGAACATGGCAGGGGATTCGCCGTGGTGGCGGATGAGGTTCGAACTCTGGCGGGCAGAACCACCAAATCCACTGAAGAAATTAACCAGATGGTCGATCGTAACAATCAACTGGTCCAGCAAGCCGGCGACAGCATGGCCAAAGTCACCAAACAAGCAGAGAAAAACGCCGACCTGATCGCGGAAGCCTCCAGAATCATCGACGAGATCTTCAAAGGCGCGGAATACGTCTCCCATGTGGTGGGCGACTTGGTGGATAACTCCAGCGAGTCTTAA
- the xylB gene encoding xylulokinase: MYVGVDCGTQGTKVVVLDPEREVILGEGYAPHALISDANGRREQHPEWWTQAFVASYRQALERAGIDSRGIRAIGVSGQQHGLVALDRHGEVIRPAKLWCDTETAPQNAALLEQMGGEQGSLELLGLTLATGYTLSKLLWLRQHEADAFNRIAHILLPHDYLNYWLTGEIAAEYGDSSGTGYFDIRSRRWVPDALALIAPDGHLARALPPLLQAQQPVGKVSPAIARLLGLSENVLVASGGGDNMMGAIGTGNIDEGVVTMSLGTSGALYAHSNRPPMQGHPSLAAFCSSSDGWLPLICTMNLTAVVNKVRELFGYDLDRFNQEAAQAPIGAQGVTLLPFLNGERVPPLPDATGSLLGLNMQNLQPANVCRAALEGVTFGLRYGLDLLRTSGIHCQEIRLIGGGSKSLLWRQMVADMMNARVVCPQVGESAALGGAIQAAWCDAHAQGDATRLHDLCRRFVKLDEDGAMSPTQEAVEAYENAYKLYREKLTTTHPIA; encoded by the coding sequence ATGTACGTAGGTGTGGATTGCGGGACTCAGGGAACCAAGGTGGTGGTGTTGGACCCGGAGCGGGAAGTCATCCTGGGAGAGGGATACGCGCCTCATGCGCTGATCAGCGACGCCAATGGACGTCGTGAGCAGCATCCTGAGTGGTGGACGCAGGCCTTCGTCGCCAGTTACCGGCAGGCGCTTGAACGCGCCGGCATAGACAGCCGAGGCATTCGCGCCATCGGCGTATCCGGACAGCAGCACGGACTGGTGGCGTTGGACCGCCATGGCGAGGTGATTCGGCCAGCAAAGCTGTGGTGCGATACGGAAACCGCGCCGCAAAACGCCGCGCTGCTGGAGCAAATGGGCGGCGAGCAAGGCTCTCTTGAGCTGCTGGGGCTGACGCTCGCCACCGGCTACACCCTCTCCAAGCTGCTCTGGCTGCGTCAGCATGAAGCAGACGCTTTTAACCGCATCGCCCATATTCTGCTGCCTCATGACTACCTCAACTACTGGCTGACCGGTGAGATCGCCGCCGAATACGGCGACAGCTCGGGCACGGGCTATTTCGATATTCGCTCCCGCCGTTGGGTTCCAGACGCATTGGCGTTGATCGCCCCGGATGGACATCTGGCAAGGGCCCTGCCGCCGTTACTGCAGGCGCAGCAGCCTGTAGGCAAAGTCAGCCCCGCTATCGCCCGCTTATTGGGTCTGTCGGAAAACGTGTTAGTGGCCAGCGGGGGTGGAGACAACATGATGGGCGCCATTGGCACGGGCAATATAGATGAAGGCGTAGTGACCATGAGCCTGGGCACCTCCGGCGCCCTGTACGCCCATTCAAACCGACCACCAATGCAAGGACACCCATCACTTGCGGCGTTCTGCTCCTCCAGCGACGGCTGGCTGCCCCTGATATGCACCATGAATCTGACGGCGGTGGTCAACAAGGTGCGGGAGTTGTTCGGTTACGACCTGGACCGTTTCAATCAGGAAGCGGCGCAAGCGCCCATCGGCGCTCAGGGCGTCACCCTGCTGCCGTTTCTCAATGGCGAGCGCGTGCCGCCGCTTCCCGATGCGACAGGCAGCTTATTGGGTCTGAATATGCAGAACCTGCAACCCGCCAATGTTTGCCGCGCAGCGCTGGAAGGGGTCACCTTTGGCCTGCGCTACGGCCTGGACCTTTTGCGGACGTCCGGCATCCATTGCCAGGAAATCAGGTTGATCGGCGGCGGCTCCAAAAGCCTGTTATGGCGGCAGATGGTGGCGGATATGATGAACGCCCGCGTGGTCTGCCCTCAGGTTGGCGAAAGCGCGGCATTGGGCGGGGCGATTCAGGCGGCCTGGTGCGACGCCCACGCCCAGGGCGACGCTACCCGTCTGCACGACCTGTGCCGGCGCTTTGTGAAACTGGATGAAGACGGAGCCATGTCGCCGACGCAGGAAGCCGTCGAGGCATACGAAAACGCCTATAAGTTGTACAGAGAAAAGCTGACGACTACGCACCCAATCGCCTAA